GTCGATGACCCACGCGGCATTCTCCTCGCCAAGTAGATCTTCCAGCTCCTTGGTCGTCCACACGTAGAACGCTCCCTCCTCGCGTTCTCCGTCCGCGTTGAGGCTGTCTGCATCTTCAGCAGAGAAAAAGCCGCCGCCCGTCGACTGCATGTCGCGAGTGAGGTACGCGTGGATATCCGAGACCGTCTCAGCATATCGCGTGTAGCCCGTGATCTGGTACGCCTCGGTGTACGCCAGTATCATCATCGCCTGGTCGTACAGCATTTTCTCGAAGTGCGGCAGCAGCCAGTGCCGGTCGGTCGAGTAGCGGTGGAATCCCATGCCGACGTGATCGAAGATGCCACCAAGCCGCATGTTGTCGAGGGTGGTGACGACCATTTCCAGCGCCCGATCATCGTCCGTACGATGGTAGTGTCGCAGGAGGAAAAGAAGGTTGTGCGGGGATGGAAATTTCGGCTGCGAGCCAAAACCACCTTTTACGTCGTCAAACCGGTCCGACAGGGTGTCAAACGCCTGCTGAAGTGCCTCTTCGCCTGGCATCGTGCCCTGCGACGGACGCCCGCTTGCCTCCTGGAGGGCGTCGGTCATTTTTTTCGCGTCGCTCAGAAGCTTTTCCCGGTCTTCTCGCCATAGTTCGCCCACCCGCTCGGCCAGTTCCATGACACCCATCCGCTGCATGCGACCGTGCTTCGGCAGGTACGTAGTCGCGTAGAACGGTTGGCGGTCCGGCGTCAGGAGGACATTCAAGGGCCATCCGCCGCGGCCCGTCATCATCTGACATACGCTCATGTAAATGTTATCCACGTCCGGACGCTCCTCGCGATCGACCTTGATGGGGATAAACGTATCATTGAGCCGCTCGGCCACCTCGTCGTCCTCGAAGGACTCCTCCTCCATCACGTGGCACCAGTGACACGTGGAGTAGCCGATCGAGAGGAAAATGGGCTTGTCCTCCTCCCGCGCTTTCTTAAACGCCTCCTCTCCCCACGGATACCAGTCGACGGGGTTGTCCTTATGCTGCAGGAGATACGGACTCTGCTCGTCAGCCAGGCGATTCGCCATTCGATCACGACGGTCTTATTGAACGGACGCTATGCCAGGGTTGGCTACAATTTGTCAACCCTGACCACTCGCTTGTAATGTACCCGTCCCGTGTCCTCTCGTTCATGCGCGCCCGGACAAGCACCGGTCTGTTGCAGTCAAACGAGCAACGGCGGAACGGCCCTCAGGTGTCCTTCAAACGAGCGATATGCAAATTAGAATCGAGCCGTGAGGCTGACCTTCGGCTGAACGGAGTCGCTGAGCCGGATGCGCCGTCCATTTGGGCCTGGGAGAGATGGGATCGTCGGCGTAATGCGCAGGTTGAGCCCCACGGTTGAACCACGCTGGCGCGCCTGCCGGGCAGCATCTCCAGCGAACACGCCGTACGTAAAGGCCGATCCCGCCAATGAGCCGAGCGCTTGGAGCATCACAGCAGTGTCCTCGGTGGCCTCCGTTGCGACCGCAATTCCGCCACCGAAAAGAGAACCAGCAACTCCGCCGAGCACAACCAGATTTCCCTGTGCCGACGTGAAGTCTCGATTCCTGACCAGGTACCGACCGAGGACGAGTCCACCCGTACCGGCCAGCGTAACAGCGAGGGACGGACCGTACTCTCCATCGACGTCTGCTGCGGCGAGAGTCGAGCCCGAAAGGTTTGCCGCCAGAAGACCGGTTTGAAGATAAATGCGGGCATCGCCTTCTGTGTACCTGTCGCTTCGCCCGAGTTGGTGTCCGATGACGGCCCCGGTGAGGGATCCGGCAATAGATAGTCCACTCAGGAGGCGGACCGATCCACCGTCTCCGACAAAGCCGCGGGCAAGTCCGTAGCCGATCAGGTTTCCGGAAAGACCGGTGAACGAGGTCATCTCAGCATGCCCGCCGCTCCAGTCGTTCCGGCGCGCAATGGTGTAGCCGAGGAGGCTTTCGCCCGCGATCGAAAGTGCAGTTACACCTGTGGCCAGGCGCTCGTCGTCGACGTCCTCGTCGCCACTCGCGAGCAGATACAGTTGTAGGCCGTGCGCTGCTCCCTGCAGGCCGCCGTAAAACGTCATGTCGGCCTCTGCTTCCGTCGCATTGGCATTCTGGGTCAGAACGAGTGGAACGAAGAACCCGGTCGCGCCCCCGATGAGCGTAACGGAGCCTGCCGCCTCCCCATCGAGACCGAGTGCAGCACTCACGAGTCCTCCCTCCGCGAGGCCAATTAACGTCGTCGATGCAAGCAAGCCATATCGCCCGTCTTGATCCAGTCGAGGTCTGGCCTTTATCCGCTGCAGCCCACTCGTCACCTTGGCGCGAAGCGATTGAACATCGCTCGTTGAGAGGGTGCGCCGCTCGCGGACCGTGCTTTGTCCCGTGCGATAGTGTATGACAAGCTCAAACTGTCCGTCGGATAGCTCGTAGAGCGCAGCGCTTTGGAATCCGGTTATGTCAGGAAAGAGGCCAAGCTCATGTCGAAGCTCGGCGTCGATTGTATACACGGTTCCGTTCTGGTCAACCGGGACCTGCGCCTCCTGCCCCGCTGCGTTCGGTACCGTCACGACGGCCAGGACAAGCAGGAGTACCGCGATACCGGGTGCAGTGCGAGTCGCAACATTCTCGATGGATAGGCTCATAAACCCTGCGTCAGATGATCAGGACGACGTTCGAGTTCGCACGGCTGAAGTCGTTTGCGCGGGAAATGACTCTACACCGTTGGCGTGGCAGTTTGAACTAGAATACATACGAACAAAAAACGACCTTTCCCCGAGCCGTTTAAGCCCAGAGAAAGGTCGTGTTTCACAGCAGTTGCACCGCTCGAATCGCCGCCCACACATTGCGGCGCCGGCTCGGGCGGATTTGATTGCGCGTACGTTAGAGGAGTTCGCTGAAGAAGATGGCATTCAGAAACAGTCCGTTCGTGCCGTACCAGAAGGCACGGAAGTTCGGGTTGTCCATGAACATAACCACGTTTCCGCGCACCACGTCGTGAGCCTCAATCGACGCCGCGCCGTTGGCCGCTTCCGCCTGCTCTTCGCTGATGTATCCACTGATTCGGGCCGGGGTGGCGTATGTACCTACGTTGACGCCAGGTTTCTTCGATGGCTCATAGAATCCCGTTCCAACGCGGAAGACGGCTTCGGTATCGCTATATCCGTAGGCGACGGGATGCGTGGAATCGAGCTCAACTTCGAAGATGGATCCGCCGATGCCCTGCGCACCATAAGCATTCTGGAGATCGGCATAGGACGTCCCGCGAACCAGCGAGTCTACGTCCACCTCGCGCTTCTCCATCGTCACGAGTTCGGCTTCGATCGGCCACTCCGCGGCATCCTGCAGCGTGATGAGCGTTCCGCCGTCTTGGACCCATGTCGACATTGCTTCCTTCGGCAGGCCGCTGTAGTCGCCGCCGGCAAGCACGACCGTGGTGTACTCATCCATGTCGACATTCTCCACGCTCCCGACATCGATCATCGAGACGGGGACGTGCATTCGCTCGCTCAGGAGGTGCCACACCTCTCCGGCGTCGTACGCGCTCGCTCCACTGTAGCGGGACGATCCACCCGTGCCGGTGATGAGCGCAACCTTGGGTTTCGGCAAGATTTCGGAGCCGCGGCTCCCGAGATCGGGTCCACTCGGGGTCATCCCACCCGCGACGGCGACGATGTCGACGTGATCCGTCTCGGCAATGTCCGCGACGGCCCGGTGTACGGAGTCCGGCGAAACGCCGCGCTGCTGCACCTGGATGACGATAGCACCCCGGTCGAAGGAGCGCGTCCCACCACCAGCAACTTGCACGCTGAATGGATCCGTCATGACGCGCGGACGAATGCCGGCATCCTGTAGACGGTAGACGGCTCGCGGCGCGTAGTAGCGTCCCCACGGCATCACGTAGGCGTAGCTGGACTGACCGCCAACAACCTCGCCACCATCGAGTGACACAGCGTCGAGTTCGCTTCCGAGATCCGGTGTACGATCAAGCGGAGCATAGTCCACGCCGAACGCGAGTGGGAGCGTCCAGGTCGAGACATCGTAAAACAGCGAATCTGGGTATTCGGAGGTCCGCTCCATGACGGCTTTCACAAACCGTCCCTGCTCCTGATCGAGCGGAACGACGTACGCGTCGCCCGGCCGGTACGTGCGCCCGTCCTGCGTCACGGATTCGCCGAGGTCATACAGCTTGACTCGATGGCGCTGAAGTGTCTCTGCAAGGGACTGTGCACGGGAGCGGCGATCCGTAAGATCGATCACGTACGCCCGTTCTTCGGCATCGGCAAGCACGTCGTCCCGGTTCGCATAGAAATCCCGCTGGTGCGCGAGAAGATCCTTTTTCATCTCCGTCACCGCCTCCATCGTCGAGAGGGATGCGAGAAACTGATTACGCACCGTAAATGCGTAGGTCATCACGCCCTTCGACGTTTCCGTTTTCAGCGAGCGCGACGACGCCTGCTCGAAGAGAATCCCAATCGAGCCGTTTATGTCCGGGTACGTGGACCCTTTCCCGTAATAGAAGTCATCAAAGGACTCGCGCGTATAGAAAAGCGACCCGATCCGCTTTAAGTAGTCGGCGTGGTAGGTGGCAATTTCGCCCGTGAGACGCTGATTCCGTTCCGGCGTATTGGGGTTCGTACGGCTCGGAATGCCTGGCTGGAAGAAGTACGTGGCTTCCGGCCCCATTTCGTGATAATCGGTCAGCACCTGCGGACGCCAATCATGGAAAACGTTCAGTCGACCCTGCGAGGCGGGATGCTGTCCTGGCAGCCAGTCCCGATTCAGGTCGAACCAGTAATGATTCGTCCGCCCGCCCGGCCACGGCTGGTTGTGCTCCCGATCCTGGGGATCTGTCGTCGCTACCTCGCCCCGGTTTCCGTTGACCCAGTCGACGAAACGGTCCCGGCCGTCCGGGTTGAACATCGGGTCGATGATCGTGACGGCGTCGTTCAGCACCCCGTCAACGGCCGACCCGTTTCCGGCAGCAAGATGATACAGCAGCAAAATCGAAGCCTCGGTGCCACTTGCTTCATCGCCGTGGATCGAGTACCCCATCATCACAACCGCGGGCATCGACTCCAGATCACTGTCGGAGACCGACGCGGGGCTTGAGGATAGTTGTTGATTCGCCGACTTGATTTCGTCGAGGCGCCCTTGATTCTCTGGCGAGGTCACGATGGCGTGGATCAGGCGGCGTCCTTCGTAGGTGCGGCCGTGGGACTCAAGGCTCACACGGTCGCTCGCGTCGGCAACTGCCTGGAAGTAGTCCACGACCTGTGCAGGACGGGTGTGCCGTTCCCCAATCCGATGACCAATCACGTCTTGTGGCGTCGGGATGGCGTCGTCGTACTCGGTGACGCCGGGCACGGGCGTGTCAATCGACAGCGGAACCTGTGGCTGAGCGCGAAGGCTTTGAGGCGAAGAGAGAACGAGGGCAACGAGGAGGAAAGCGAGGGCTGCAGCCGGATATCGGCCACGAAAATGCAGTGCGTGCATACAGGTCGGGTGAGGCTCGCGAAAGGAAGAGAGTGCTTGGGTGCAGGACGTAGATCGGTGCGCTCTATACGCAGGCGTAGATCTACGGAAAGACATTAAAGTATACGATAGACCGAATACCTTTGCATTACCGCTCACAACCTGCCGTCAGCCGTTTGCGAAATGGGCATGGTCAGCACGACGGGATCCAGGATGCAAAGAAGCCCACTTACGACCGTAGACCAATGACGATGTCCATCACGTTGGTGTGCGTCGGTCCGGTCGTGAGTCGAGTCCCTGAAGCCCCATGCGCTGCGTAGCTATCGTTGTTTTCGAGCGCATTGTCTGGATCCACGCCGGCGTCCCGCATGTTCTGCGCCGTCTCTGGCGTAGCCCATGCTCCCGCTGCATCTGTTGGTCCGTCGATACCGTCGGTTCCGCCGCTCAGGAGCAGAACATCCTCGACGTGATCTTCCATCTCCAGCGCCGCCGAAAGCGCGAGCTCCTGGTTTCGTCCTCCCGTACCATCGCCGGACACCGTCACCGTCGTTTCGCCTCCCCACAGCCAAAGGCGCCGACCATTGCTCTCAGAGGTCAGGATCTCCTCGGCAAGCACGCGCCCCGTCGCCCGGGCCTCCCCGCTTAAGGAGCCATCCGACTGGGCCGTTTCGTAGCCCAGCTGTATTGCTGTCTCCGCAGCCGCTTCGAGTGCGTCGGCATTCCGGCCAATAATCTCCGTTTGTACTCTCCCCAGCGCCTCCTCACTCTTCGGCGTTTCCTGTCGGCGTCCCCTCGCCCCGGCAGCAAGATGATTCCGAACCGATTCCGGCAACTCGTGCCAGATGTCATGCTGATATGCGACCCGCATCGCATCCTCGTACGTCGACGGATCCGGTACGGTCGGACCGCTGGCGATGACAGACAGTGGATCACCCGGGACATCTGAGACGACGAGCGCCGCGATGTCCGCTCCACAGTTCGTGGCAAGCTGCCCTCCTCCCACCCGCGTCAGATGCTTCCGCACAGCATTCACGTCATGAATAGACGCGCCGCATCGAAGTAACAGACGATAGGTTGCGCGGAGGTCCCATGCGTCCACGTCTTCGACCGGTGTGGAAACGAGCGCGGTTCCTCCTCCGGAAACGAGAACCAGAACCAGTTCATCGACCGAGGCACGGGCGGCTTCGTCGAGGACGCGTTGACCCGCTTCCGCACTTTTCTGCGCTGCGACCGGGTGATTTCCCGTAATCACTTCGACGACCTGAGGGGCACGCTCGCTCTCTGGAAGTGAGTTCGGGTAGCCCGGCGGCACCACGGCAACCCCACCGAGAACCCGCACGTCCTGCTCCTCGCACATCGTTTCCGCCGCTCCGGCCATCGCCATTGCAGCCTTGCCGAAGGCGATTACTCGCACGCCGTCATATGTCTCAAGACTGCGCGGCGCAACCGGGCTTAAATCCAATTCGCGAAACAACGTCGAGGCCGAAACTCGATCGACAGCAGAATGAAAGATCGACAACGCGTCCTTGAGCCGTTCCCTGTCGCCGGATGCGTGTCCGGCCGTTTTTCGATCCATCATGACGGAGTTTTCTTATCAATCAACGAATGAAATGTGCGATTTTCCGGTGCGGGTCAGCACGCGCAATGAATCGCTAGCGTCGTATTCGCATGGCCCCTACCGGGGGACCGGAAACCGCATCGTTCAGCAGTCATAGACGGACCGAACGTTTCTTAACCTGTCTTCTCTTATTTTCTGCCCGACGCAACCGTTATGGCCACATCTAGCGATGGCGACGCCTCTTCCAACCACGACGAGCCTGTAGACGCCCCAGACGAGGCGTCCGACAGCGCCCCCGAGGAGTCGACTGCCGCTGGGATGCCCGTTCGTATCGGCCGGCTCCATGTGCTCACCGACTTCAAGCTGCAGCAGGAGAAGTCACATGCTGAACTCGCTCGACTCGCACTCCGTGGCGGAGCGGACACGATTCAGTTCAGGCAAAAGCACGGTGGAATTCGCAATATTCTTTCGCAGGCTCGGGTCACGCAAGATGTCTGTCGCGATGCGTCGATGCCCATGATTGTCGATGACCGCGTCGATGTTGCCCAGGCTGTTGGCGCAGCGGGAGTGCATCTCGGACAGGAGGATTTCCCGATCAAGGACGCGCGCCGTCTGCTTGGTGAAGACGCTATTATCGGTGCCACGGCAAACAAGGTATCCGAAGCCGTCACGGCGTACAAGGAAGGCGCAACATACATCGGCTTCGGCCCTGTCTTCGAGACGCAGAGCAAGCGAAACCCGGGGTCAACCGTCGGACTCGAGCTCCTTCAGGACGCGTGCGAGGCCGTTCCTATTCCCGTCATCGCGATCGGTGGAATCACGCATGATCGCGTCCGCCCCACACTCGATGCTGGAGCCTACGGGATTGCGGTTCTTTCGTCCATTGCCACGTCGAAGAATCCCGAGCGCGCCGCTGCCCGCTTCCGTGCGGCGATCGACGGGGCACTACGAACATCCTAAGCCTCACTCGTCTCGTCGGCGTGGACGATGGCTCGGGCGAGATCGTCCGGCGTCGGCGCGTCGGCGACCGCGGCCGGTTCGAGGCCAACATCTCGTATTTTTTGGGCAGTTGTCGGCCCAATCGCGGCGAGACGATAGTTATGGAGCATCACGCGAGACGCCTCAAGCGCCTCAAGACCGGACGGGCTGAAGAAAGAGAGCCATCGCACGCCATCCGGTAGTTCAATGTCACGCCGGGTGGACGTCTGATACACTTCCTGCTCTGCGAGTGGAATTCCCGCCGCTGCGAGTCCCGTCGGTATGGTGTCACGACGACGGTTGCCGCTCAGAAACAGAAGGGGCCGGCGCAACCTCTTCTCGACCCACACATCAGCGATTCGGTCGACGAGCGACGCTGCGTTTCCTGCATCCTGTCCGAGCGGTGTGAGACCGGCAGATTCGACCGCAGCTGCCGTTTTCGGTCCGACGACGAAAACCGGGCGGTCCGTCCAGTTGTCTCGCATGTCCGGATGCGTGTCGAACGAGCGGTTGAGCGCGTGTGCTGCTCGCGGGCTCGTCAGAATTAGACCACTGTACTTCCCATCTGCGTTAAGCTGCTGTTCTAGCTGCTCCGGGTTGGGAAAGTCGAACTGTAGCACCGGGCAACATGACGCCGTTAACCCGAGCTCCTCGAATGCGTGCACGTATGGATCCGGGGAATCGCATGACCGAAGCAGAACGACGTCCATGGGATCGTGGCCTTTTTGTCAGGGATAAAGAAGACCTGCAATTCAAACGGTTTCGTTGCTCACGACCGAAAAGACGCGCGGCTCGTCCGGTCGCCAATAATCTCGTCCAGGACCTCCGCCCCACCCGCGTCCAGGAGCGTCTGCGCAAGATCCCGAGCCTCATCACTCGCCTGCTCCGGAGTACAGACCCGACGCTCGCGGTACATTTCTTCCCCGTCCAGTCCGGCGATGCAGCCATCAATCACGACATCCTCTTCGTCATTAAATCGTGCGAAGGCACCGGTCGGCACCTGACATCCGCCGCCCACGGTCTGCATAAATGAGCGCTCTGCGGTTACAGCGATGGCGGTCGCCTCGTGGTGAAGCATCGATTGGAGCGCATCCGCCGTGTCGTGTTCATCGCTCGCACAGGCGATGCCAAGCGCCCCCTGCCCGACAGCCGGGACCATCACGTCCTTGGGAAATGCTTCTCCGATCCGTGCACTCAATCCCATGCGCAGGAGGCCAGCCATGGCGAGAACCATCCCGTGCCAGTCACTGTCGTCAAGCTTTTCGAGACGACTGTCGACATTTCCGCGAACGGGGACGACCTCAATATCCGGCCGCCACGCTTTAATCTGAGCCCGACGTCGAAGCGATGCAGTCGCCAGCACGGCCCCTTCTGGAAGCTCATCCAGGCTCTCGTCTACCCCTGGGTGCGGGACAAAGGCATCCCCTGGATCTTCGCGCTCACCGATGGCTGCCAGGGTAATCCCGGACGGCAACCTGGACGGCAAATCTTTGAGCGAGTGCACGGCGACGTGGATATCGCCAGCAAGTAGAGCGCGATCGAGCTCTTTCGTGAAAACAGCCTCGTCCCCGATTTCGGAGATAGGAACGTCGAGCACTTGATCCCCCCGTGTCACGATCACCTCAATGTCGACACGATGGCCATGGGCCTCCAGCTGCGACTTGACGAAATTGGCCTGCCAGAGCGCAAGTTCGCTCCCGCGCGTACCGATAACGAGTGGATCCGGGATGGGCATAAAATGCTGGGTTCGTGGAAAAAAGCGACTGAAGCGAACGACCGTTCTGCTGCACGCCGCGGAATACACATCTGCACCCACAACCCGGATCGCTACCGGAATGTTCACCTTCGACCAACGGATTCGACGTGCGCTCATCCGTGTTTCACATCCGCACATAGAAAATGCCGCACCGTGTCCAAACGAGACAACGGATGCGGCGAAAGTCGATGCGGTAAAATGTGCTGGCTTCGTACGTCGGATCGAGCGTTACGCGTCCTCGGATGCCGACTCCTCTTCTGAGGTCAACATCACAGCGCGTCGAAGTAGCTCATCGACGTCATCAGTACCGCTCGTGCTGTGCGTATCGAATGGGCAGGCGCCGGCGGAATCTGACAAGGACGGCGTCTCGTAGTCACGGTTCTTCTCCCGCGCCTTCTGAGCCGACTCATCCTCGCAGGACGGACGCGAGAACAGGGCGTGTAGCAGCTTGATTCCACGAACGAAGTCGATGCTATCCGGGTCGACGTTCTTGAGCTTGACGATCGGTACCGCCAGCAGCTTTTGCATGATCGAATTCGTCAGCCGGTCAACCTCCTCCCGGTTCATCCCGGTGCGATGGGCGTGACGGTCAACTTCCTGCTCACGAATGGCATCGAACGTGTTGCGGATTGCCTGAATCGCGGGCTGAAGCGCCTGCTGATGGAAAACCCACGTGACAAAATCCGACATAAGGTCCGCGCAAATCTCTCGGGCGCGTGGGATCTCTGCTCCCCGGCGCGCCTCCGTTTCCTCCACGTAGGCCTGCAGGTCATCCAGGTCGAAGACGGTATAGCCGTCGAGCTGACTTACGCCCGGATCAATGTTGCGTGGCATTGAAATATCGACGAGCAGGGTAGACGTCCCTCCGTTCTGCATCGCGAGATCTGTGGACGTGATGACCGGCTCCGGGGCCCCGGTTGCCACGATGACGAAATCGGCTGACTTCACCAGTTCGTGTCGGCGTTCCCAGGCGCCGGTCTGCGCGCCGTGCTCGACGGCAACCCGCTCGGCCCGTTCCGGAGAACGGTTCGTAACGGTCACAGATGAAGGCTTCGAGGTATCAAGCGCTCCGAGGGCGAGGCGGCCCATTTTACCCGCACCGACGAGAAGGATGTTCAGGTCGGAGAAGTCACTCTGCCCGCTGCCGAAATAACCGCGCGCCATCGCCACAGAGGCTGTAGAAACCGATGCGGCTCCGCTCGAAAGGTCTGTCTCCGTAGCAACACGTTTTGCTGCCCGGAAGGCGGTGTGCATGAGACGGTGCAGAAGCGAATCGACAGCGTCCCCGTCCACCGCAAGACGATACGCATCTTTTATCTGCGAGAGGATTTGACCGTCGCCGGGCACCATGGAACGGATACCACTCGCGACCTCCAGAACGTGGAGAATCGCTTCTTCGTCCTCAAACCAGAAGGCGTCCGCATCAGGAAATGGGCGACCGGCCTTCTCGCTTAATGCGGAGCGGATCTCCGCAACATCTTGCTGATTTCCGTAGAGATAAACCTCGGTGCGATTGCACGTCGAGAGGAAGATCACCTCCGCGTCGTCGGATAGGTCGAGCGTGGCGTACAGCTCACGTTGATCCACCTCGTCGAGCGAGAACGCCTCGGTCACGTGGACCGGCGCCTGCTCGTAATTAAGTCCGAATGCGTAGAAGGCCATGCGGCGCGATACCCTTTGCGTAGACGAATGCAACGATACGTACAACAAACACAATACCGAGTTCAAGCGGCGTGGTGAAAACCAAATGAACCGAATCTGTTTTTCGAATTCATTCGGCGCGGCTGATGTCGTCGTCCCCGACGCGTCCTACCACGCGTTTCGGTACGATCACAGTCTGAAAGGTGGTGCCGAACGTGACGTTTGTCTGTAGGGGGATCCCCCACCAAGCATGCGGGGCGCTTTCCGGGAGGCAGTCTCTGCGCTAGTGTGAGAAACGTGCCCCGTCTCAACCTGAGTGACTGCTAGATTTCTTATCGGTACCTTGGGTCCCCCGGCACCGGATGAACAGACACAGACCATCCGTCACCTGCTCAGCACGCGCAACCGGTATGAACGTGACCATCGGTTGCACCTGTGTTCGCCCACCGCCATCTTACGGCGATACGTGCCCTCGACTCACGCCTCTTCAATCGACTGCTCCGCCGTGGACCCCGTTCTCGCCTCCCCCGCCCCCCTGTTTACCGACCCGATGACCGTGATCGCCGTCCTGGCGTCGGTGCTTGCGGGCGTTTTTGCCATTTCGAGCATCGAGAAGCTCGAACCGCTGTTCAAATACGTGCCTCCCGTCATCTGGGCGTACTTTATCCCGATGATGCTCACCACCCTGGGCATCACGCCGGCAAGTTCTCCGGTCTACGACTGGATGTCGACCTACCTTCTGCCGTTCTCTCTCTTCCTCCTCATGATCACGGTGGATGTCCGAGCCATCCTTCGCCTCGGTCCGCGCGCGCTGTTCATGATGCTCGTCGGTACGCTCGGGATCGTGCTCGGCGCCCCGATTGCGTTCCTCATCTTCGGCGGCTTTTTCAGCGACCCGGTGGCGTGGAAGGGATTTGCCGCGCTGTCCGGCAGTTGGATTGGCGGCACGGCCAACATGCTGTTCGTGAAAGAAGCCGTTTCGACCCCAGACTCGACGCTGGCGCCGCTTCTCGTCGTGGATGTGGTCGCCGGATACGGGTGGATGGGCATTCTGATTTTCCTCAGCGCCTATCAGACCAAGTTCGATAACTGGGTGGGAGCGAGCCGCGAGGTCATCGACAAGCTTCAGGGACAGCTCGAAGAAATTGAGACCGACCGTGTCCCGATCACCCTCGGGAAGTTTATCATCATCCTTGGACTCGGACTCGGTGCGACTCTTGCCGCGCAGGGGCTCGGAGCGGAGCTCCCAGAACTGGGCGACCCCACGGTCATTAGCCAGGGAACGTGGGCCATCCTGATTGTCGTGACCGTCGGACTCGCTCTTTCGTTCACGCCCGCCCGCTCGTTAGAAACGGACGGTGCCTCCCGCATTGGCTACGCAGCGCTGTACCTGCTCCTCACCTCGATCGGAGCCAGCGCCGACCTCAAAGCTGTCCTGGATGCTCCACTTTACCTCGTTGCCGGTGCAGCATGGCTTTCCGTTCACGTTGCACTGCTCTTCGGCGCCGCGATCATATCAAAGTCCCCGCTCTTTTTTGTTGCCACAGGTTCGATGGCTAACGTTGGTGGCGCCGCGAGCGCCCCGATTGTGGCCGGCGTGTATGTGCCTAGTCTCGCGCCCGTCGGGCTTCTCATGGGGGTTGCTGGATATATTTTGGGCGTCTACGTCGCACTCTTCTGCGCAGAGTTGCTTCGATACGTGCACCTCTTCTTGATATGACACAGTACTGTTTCAGCAGCACGCCGATGGAATCCGCGAATAGCGCCGCCGCAGGCAGCATAAAATCATTACCTTACACGCGATGAATGCCAGAGGACTGCGGGGACACCCATCAACTTCAAACCAACGTTATACGCATAATTCCTAGATAGTTAGAGTACCACATTGCACACTTAATCTTATTGCCTCCCGGGAGGTGGAGTGATTATGTGCTTCTCTTTTATCTAACGGAAAATGGTAGCCGTACAGCGTGACACTCTGATCGACATGGACGTAGCTAAACTCATCG
This DNA window, taken from Longibacter salinarum, encodes the following:
- a CDS encoding thioredoxin domain-containing protein — encoded protein: MANRLADEQSPYLLQHKDNPVDWYPWGEEAFKKAREEDKPIFLSIGYSTCHWCHVMEEESFEDDEVAERLNDTFIPIKVDREERPDVDNIYMSVCQMMTGRGGWPLNVLLTPDRQPFYATTYLPKHGRMQRMGVMELAERVGELWREDREKLLSDAKKMTDALQEASGRPSQGTMPGEEALQQAFDTLSDRFDDVKGGFGSQPKFPSPHNLLFLLRHYHRTDDDRALEMVVTTLDNMRLGGIFDHVGMGFHRYSTDRHWLLPHFEKMLYDQAMMILAYTEAYQITGYTRYAETVSDIHAYLTRDMQSTGGGFFSAEDADSLNADGEREEGAFYVWTTKELEDLLGEENAAWVIDVFNAREKGNYADESTGQRTGANILHLKQSLEDVARERWEPIRRTLLEARDERPRPGLDDKILTDWNGLLVAALSRAARVMEDGHRFAASAVEAASFLRDEMVHRDEDGTVRLWHRHRNGDTAIRGHLDDYVFLAWGLLDLYETTFEASWLALAKDVVNTMIDRFEDEENGGFFFTADDAEALIVRQKEFYDGAMPSGNSAALDVLIRLSRMTGDTRYDEAAEQLRTAAAEQVESQPAGFTGFLIGLHEALSPSREIVIAGDLDEPGTRAMIEVVRERYLPGTVVLHRPNGARPPIVDVAPFTESQTAADKGAAAYVCQAFACQAPVHSAEELAAQLRE
- a CDS encoding M14 family metallopeptidase encodes the protein MHALHFRGRYPAAALAFLLVALVLSSPQSLRAQPQVPLSIDTPVPGVTEYDDAIPTPQDVIGHRIGERHTRPAQVVDYFQAVADASDRVSLESHGRTYEGRRLIHAIVTSPENQGRLDEIKSANQQLSSSPASVSDSDLESMPAVVMMGYSIHGDEASGTEASILLLYHLAAGNGSAVDGVLNDAVTIIDPMFNPDGRDRFVDWVNGNRGEVATTDPQDREHNQPWPGGRTNHYWFDLNRDWLPGQHPASQGRLNVFHDWRPQVLTDYHEMGPEATYFFQPGIPSRTNPNTPERNQRLTGEIATYHADYLKRIGSLFYTRESFDDFYYGKGSTYPDINGSIGILFEQASSRSLKTETSKGVMTYAFTVRNQFLASLSTMEAVTEMKKDLLAHQRDFYANRDDVLADAEERAYVIDLTDRRSRAQSLAETLQRHRVKLYDLGESVTQDGRTYRPGDAYVVPLDQEQGRFVKAVMERTSEYPDSLFYDVSTWTLPLAFGVDYAPLDRTPDLGSELDAVSLDGGEVVGGQSSYAYVMPWGRYYAPRAVYRLQDAGIRPRVMTDPFSVQVAGGGTRSFDRGAIVIQVQQRGVSPDSVHRAVADIAETDHVDIVAVAGGMTPSGPDLGSRGSEILPKPKVALITGTGGSSRYSGASAYDAGEVWHLLSERMHVPVSMIDVGSVENVDMDEYTTVVLAGGDYSGLPKEAMSTWVQDGGTLITLQDAAEWPIEAELVTMEKREVDVDSLVRGTSYADLQNAYGAQGIGGSIFEVELDSTHPVAYGYSDTEAVFRVGTGFYEPSKKPGVNVGTYATPARISGYISEEQAEAANGAASIEAHDVVRGNVVMFMDNPNFRAFWYGTNGLFLNAIFFSELL
- a CDS encoding glycerate kinase type-2 family protein, giving the protein MMDRKTAGHASGDRERLKDALSIFHSAVDRVSASTLFRELDLSPVAPRSLETYDGVRVIAFGKAAMAMAGAAETMCEEQDVRVLGGVAVVPPGYPNSLPESERAPQVVEVITGNHPVAAQKSAEAGQRVLDEAARASVDELVLVLVSGGGTALVSTPVEDVDAWDLRATYRLLLRCGASIHDVNAVRKHLTRVGGGQLATNCGADIAALVVSDVPGDPLSVIASGPTVPDPSTYEDAMRVAYQHDIWHELPESVRNHLAAGARGRRQETPKSEEALGRVQTEIIGRNADALEAAAETAIQLGYETAQSDGSLSGEARATGRVLAEEILTSESNGRRLWLWGGETTVTVSGDGTGGRNQELALSAALEMEDHVEDVLLLSGGTDGIDGPTDAAGAWATPETAQNMRDAGVDPDNALENNDSYAAHGASGTRLTTGPTHTNVMDIVIGLRS
- the thiE gene encoding thiamine phosphate synthase, with protein sequence MATSSDGDASSNHDEPVDAPDEASDSAPEESTAAGMPVRIGRLHVLTDFKLQQEKSHAELARLALRGGADTIQFRQKHGGIRNILSQARVTQDVCRDASMPMIVDDRVDVAQAVGAAGVHLGQEDFPIKDARRLLGEDAIIGATANKVSEAVTAYKEGATYIGFGPVFETQSKRNPGSTVGLELLQDACEAVPIPVIAIGGITHDRVRPTLDAGAYGIAVLSSIATSKNPERAAARFRAAIDGALRTS